From the genome of Streptomyces sp. NBC_00659, one region includes:
- a CDS encoding serine-threonine protein kinase, producing MTEPAVSVSPYWELTFDADGDVDGRRRDRWLEEVPRRKVRDLIVFAHGWNNDRSAATRLFSQFLEPVPGLAPTARLGYVGVVWPSMRFSDEPVPDFSPSVAPDVTGDSASPLGKNTRHALLEVFPGRATVVEQIARLLDQQPDEGASLEEFGRLVRLLVEVRPGGPGASFAADTLAEGVPESDPEMLFGNTATVCAEFAQALAGTGTPGAETFALPRLWDGALELLRQATYYAMKRRAGTVGERGLGRAVGQLAAAAPDVRVHLVGHSFGARLVSFALRGLPPGVRAVKSVTLLQGAFSHYAFAPRLPHDPRASGVLDGQYHRIDGPLVCCYSRFDSALGTVYPLASRMAGDGRSVVADFGIGRALGAQWGAMGHDGVQAVPGTRSFTLAEALRTRLPVSGCVNVDAASVVRRGGAPSGAHSDICHRELAQVVLAAGRVR from the coding sequence ATGACGGAACCGGCAGTGAGCGTTTCTCCCTACTGGGAACTGACCTTCGACGCGGACGGGGACGTGGACGGCCGCCGACGGGACCGGTGGCTCGAGGAGGTACCGCGGCGAAAGGTCCGCGACCTGATCGTCTTCGCGCACGGGTGGAACAACGACCGTTCGGCGGCCACCCGCCTGTTCAGCCAGTTCCTCGAACCCGTCCCCGGTCTCGCGCCCACCGCTCGGCTCGGATACGTGGGGGTGGTCTGGCCCTCCATGCGGTTCTCGGACGAACCGGTCCCGGACTTCTCCCCGTCCGTGGCCCCCGATGTCACCGGGGACAGCGCCTCGCCGCTCGGCAAGAACACCCGGCACGCCCTTCTGGAGGTGTTCCCCGGCCGCGCCACCGTGGTCGAACAGATCGCCCGGCTGCTCGACCAACAGCCTGACGAGGGAGCCTCGTTGGAGGAGTTCGGCCGGCTCGTACGGCTGCTCGTCGAGGTCCGGCCGGGGGGTCCGGGGGCCTCCTTCGCGGCAGACACCCTCGCCGAGGGCGTACCGGAGAGCGATCCCGAGATGCTCTTCGGGAACACCGCGACGGTGTGCGCCGAGTTCGCGCAGGCGCTCGCCGGGACCGGGACCCCCGGTGCCGAGACGTTCGCGCTGCCCCGGCTGTGGGACGGAGCGCTCGAACTGCTGCGCCAGGCGACGTACTACGCGATGAAGAGACGCGCGGGCACGGTCGGCGAGCGCGGGCTCGGCCGGGCGGTCGGCCAGCTCGCGGCGGCGGCACCTGACGTGCGGGTGCATCTGGTCGGGCACAGCTTCGGCGCCCGGCTGGTCTCCTTCGCGCTGCGCGGACTGCCGCCCGGGGTGCGCGCGGTGAAGTCGGTGACGCTGCTCCAAGGAGCCTTCTCGCACTACGCGTTCGCCCCGCGGCTGCCCCACGATCCGCGCGCGAGCGGTGTGCTGGACGGCCAGTACCACCGGATAGACGGCCCGCTGGTGTGCTGCTACTCCCGCTTCGACTCGGCGCTCGGCACGGTCTACCCGCTGGCCTCGCGGATGGCGGGGGACGGCCGGTCCGTCGTGGCGGACTTCGGCATCGGCCGTGCGCTCGGCGCGCAGTGGGGCGCGATGGGCCACGACGGGGTGCAGGCGGTGCCGGGGACGAGGTCGTTCACGCTCGCCGAGGCGCTGCGCACCCGGCTCCCGGTCTCGGGGTGCGTGAACGTCGACGCCGCCTCGGTGGTGCGCCGGGGCGGCGCCCCGTCGGGTGCGCACAGCGACATCTGTCATCGCGAACTGGCCCAGGTGGTGCTGGCGGCGGGCCGCGTCAGGTGA